The Streptomyces uncialis genomic interval GAGTTCCGTGCTCTCGGCCACGGCCCGCGCGGCGGAACTCCCGAACGCGTGCTGCGCCAGCCGGAGCACCCGGCGCAGCACCGGGTCGCCGTGCCGGAGCCGGGCGCTCTTCGCCCCGGCGCCCAGTACGGGGACGGTGTCGGGGCCCGGGGCGGAACCGGGACGCACCCCGCCGGGCAGGGGCCCGTCGGGCCGGGTGCCGCCGGAGGTACGGGTGGCGGTACCCGTGAACGGGGCGGCGTGGGCGTACGGCTGGGCGGTGGGGTGTCCGGCGCGGGCGGGGGTACCGGCGGGGGCGGGGGTACCGGCGGGGGCGGGGGTACCGGCGGGGCCGGACGGTCCGGTGGGGCTCGTGGAAGCGGGGGAAGCGGCGGAGACGGGGGGAGTCGCGCCACCAAGGGCACCGACCGGGGGTCCGGCGGCGGGGGCGACCGGCCCGGCTGTCGCGGCACCCGGCCCGGCAAGGGCGGTGCCAGGCGCGGCGTGGGCGGGGCCAGGCGCGGCGTGGGCGGTACGGGGTTCCGGGGCGGTACCGGGTTCCGGGGCGGTACGGGGTGCGGGGGCGCCCGCCACGGGAGCGGTCTGGGTCGCGCTGGGCGGCGGCTGCTGCCCGGAGCGGCCCTCCCCGGGTCCGGCCGGGGAACCGGGCGAGGCACCGGACGGGGGCGCGGCGGTCGACGCGGTGGTGGGCGAAGCGGTCGGCGAAGCGGCAGGCGTGGACGACCCGGGTACAGACGACCCAGGAGTAGCCGACGCAGGGGCAGACGACCCGGGGCTGGATGGCGCAGGGGTACCTGACGCGGGGGTGGACGGTGTGGCGTCGGGTGGAGTGGCCGGAGCGGTCCCCGCAGGCTCCCCGGGCCGCGCCGCCGTGGCCGGGGTGTCCCCGCCCGGCCGCGCTCCCGGCTTCTTCGACGAGGTCAGAGCGCCCAACTCACCCAGCACGCCCGCCTGCCAGTCGTTCCGTTCCACAACACCGCACCCCCTGGGGCGAACCACACGCCTGCACGAACTGTCTGAGCTGTCCGGGCCGCCGACCGCCGTGCCTCTACGGTCACCGTGCCCCCGTGGCCCCCGGGGGCCACCTCCCTCACGCGAACGTGTCGAGCAGATCCCCGTACACCCCGAACGCCCCGATGAGCAGCGGCACCAGGGCGATCACACCGAAGGACTCGGCGGTGTCACCGGCCCTGCGCAGCCGTACCCGGACGTCCTCCGGGGGCTGGACGGCGAGGGCCAGCAGCGGCAGGACCGCGAGCACCACCAGCACCGCGAGGGGGCCCTCGGCCCCCGCGTTCCCGCTCCACACCAGCACCGCGCGCAGCGCGACGGCTCCGCCGGCGAGCAGCAGCACCACGACCTCGGCGACGAGCGGGAAGGCCCGTGCCCGCAGCCAGAGCACCAGCGCGGTGTCGACGGCCAGCAGCACGGTCCAGACGTTCGGATCGCGCAGCGCCAGCACCCCGGCCGCCGCGGCGGACACCGCGACGACGACGGTCGCCAGCGCGAGGCCCCGGTGGGTGGCGCCGAGCGCGGTGGACACCTGGTAGCGGCTGACGGACGCGCCACGGGAGCGGTGGTCGTCCAGACCGGTCAGACCCGCGGCGGACAGCGCGAGCCGGGGCAGCAGTCCGAGGACGACCACGGACACCACCGCGAGAACGGCTCCGGTGCGGGCCTGCTGGGTGACGGTCAGTGCGCCGTCCTGGGTGGCGGCGACGACCTCCCACACCGTCGTCATCACCAGGGTCGCGGCGGCACCGACGAGTCCGCCACGCCCCAGCGGGGTGAAGAGACCGAGCAGCGCGAGGGAGACGACGACGGCCACGGCGACCACCGCGAGCCGTGCGGTGCCGTCCCAGCCCTGGGCGTCGGCGAGGGTCCACGCGCCGAGGACGGCGACGGCTCCCGTGACGGCGAGCAGCGCGGTCGCGAGGCCCGCCTTGCCGCGCCGTCCGGCTATCGCCCCGCCGCCACCGGTGACGGCGGCCGTGGCGAGCAGGGCGGTGGCGACCGTCCGGGCGTCGAAGGCGCCACGGGCGAGAAGCCCGGCGGCCAGCGCCCAGCCGACCAGTCCCGCTCCGGCGGTCGCCCGCCGCGCGGCAGGACGCCAGCGCCAGGCCCGTACGTCCAGATCCTCGGCGACCTCGTCGGTGACGTCATGGACGACCGGGGCGGAGGGCGCGTCCTGGACGCGGACCAGCCGCAGCACCGCGCCGTCCGGCACGCCCGCGTCCTCCAGGGTGCTGTCCTGGGCGAGGACGGAACCGTCGGCGGTCACCAGATGCCGCAGTTGCGGCTGGCTCGCCACCCGGTCGTCGAGCAGTCTGATGACATCGGGCAGCAGCCGTCCGATGGGTTCCTGGGACGGCAGCACCAGATCCATGCGCCGTCGTTCACCGACCAGGGTGACCCTGCTCAGGACGGTCCGGCTTCTCGTTCCCCCGCTCACCACGCGACCGAACCTATCACCGGGCAACGCCCGTACCAGGGGCCCCGGAAGCACCGCTCCCGGAGCCGTGACGAAGGCCGTACGGTCCCTCGTCGACGACGGAGACGACAGCAGGGCCTTGGGACTTGGACGTGTCGTCCTCCAGCAGCCGGTTCACGACGAACGACCAGCCCACGCAGCCGGCACAGAGCACGGCGGCGATGACGAGCCCGGCGAGCACCTTGCCCACCCGCTCGTCGGCGGCCCGCCGGTACCGCTCCGCCCCGAACAGCAGGGCGTCCCGCATCCGCCGCCGCCGGATCACCACGGACTCCAGCAACTGACTGTCGTAGTCCTGCGCCGCCATCTCCCGCTCCCCGTCGTCCGACCGCCCGGATCGGCCTGTGGCACCCCGTCAGGACAGCACGCGCACGTTTCCCCCGCGCTCGGCGATCCACCGCGCGAGTTCCTGCCCGGCGATCTCCCGGAACCCCACGTCGGTGACGACCTCGACCGGCCCGAATACCGACCCCGTCAGCCCCTTCACCACGGTACGGGAATCCACCCGGACCTTGAAGGAGTTCTCCACGACGACCGCGTCCGTCAGATCCGCACCACGGAAGTCCACGTTCAGAAGGGAAGACCCCTGGAAACGTGTGCCCCGACAGCGCGCGTCCGTCGCGTCCACACCGTAGAGCGACGCCTTCACCAGATCCGCGCCGTCGAGCACCGCACCGATCAGCACGGCGTCATCGAGGTTGACCCGCACCAGCGAGGCCGACGTGAGATCGGCGCCCCGCAGATCCGCCCCCTGCATGTCCGCCCGGTACAACTCCGCACCGACAAGCCTGACCTCGCGCATCGTGGCACCGGTGAACCACGCTTCACTGAAGTCACGTCCGGAAAGATCCGCCCCACTGAGATCGATCCCGACGGCATCGAGGCCACGCGTATCCCCGGCGGGAGGCCATTGGGGCCGGCTCATCAGAGGTATGCCTTCCCAGTCAGCCCACCAGATCCCCTACCGTCGATCAATTCCGGAGTCGCGAACTCGCGTTCGTCACCGCACCCGAACCAGGTGAACTCGCCGGACCGTGGGCCATCACCCGTGAGACGAGTACCGACGCGCCTGGATCTGCTGCCCGTCCTCGTCCCAGCGGTCGTCCTCCAGTACCGACATCCCGTTCTCACTGTTGAGCTGCCTGCACTTCAGAACCCCGTTGGGGTGCCATTCCTTGAACTCCCCTTTGAGACGACCTCCGGTGTGAGTACCCTCGGCCCGCAACACACCATCCTCGTACCACTGCCGAGTGCGACCATTGGGCCGCCCTTCCACATAGGTCTCCTGACTGACCAACGCGTCACCGAGGTATTCCACCACTTCGCCCGTGTACAGCTCACCTTTGTAGAAGAGACGCAAACCGTCATCCATGTCCACATCGGGACCATCGATGTCGATCATGTCCGGCACAGTCATCAGGGCGTCCCACCGCATCGCAGGGCGCTGCGTAAGTCTCCCTGCCGACCCGCCGCGCCGACTGTCGGGGACAGGCCCGCCTCGCGCCGCTGGCGATCTCGCAGAACGAGCCGCCCCGGCGTACACGTCATCGCCTCACGATGTCGCTCATCGCAGAGCCCGCACTGCGAGTGGTGATCTCCGCCAGTCCGGACGAGTCACCGTCGCGGAGCTGCTCCGTAGGCTGCCACTCACCGTGTTCGTCCAGGACCTCGTCCAGGATCTGTTCGACTCCCTGGACTTCCCTGGTCCTGCGGCGGACAAGCACCCTGGCCCGGGGGCCGGCCATCTCCGCGAAGTACGAGACGCGGTCGCCCGCCGTGGAGTCGAAGGTGTCCAGAACGAACCGATCAAGGGACATGAACGGTTCCAGCTTGAGACTCCGGGGGAAGTCCCCGTACGGAACGCTCACCCCATACAGGTCGATCATTTCCTCGATGTTGTAACCGCCGCCCCGCTCGAACATGATCAGAATAGGCTCGTACGGATGCGGCAGATCGGGCAGCTCCTTCTCCTGGACCGATGCCCACCGCACGGCGGCACGACACAGCACGCGAATGCTGGACGGAGTCACCGTCTTCACGAACTCGTCCAGTTCGGACTCCACCTCGTCATCCAGCACAAGGTCCGGCTCGGCGAATTGAGCGACATCGAAGAAGGGCCAGTACTCAGGAGCGCCGTAGGCTTCGGCCCACAGTGCCGCGCGCCGCATGTGCTCACGCATCAGCATGCCCCGGCTCCTGCGATGGGCGTAGGACTTGTCCCACTCGTACCACTCGACCGCACGAAGCCGGGTCAGTACGTCCCGGGGCGTCTCGTCGCTCACCTAAGCTCAATCCCCTTCGCTCGCAGCACCTTGCCGATCTCCTTGACGATATCGCCAAGATTGGACAGATCGGGCTTGAGGGCGACGTCCGGCTCCTTCAACCCGAGCTTGGCCCAGTGGGCGAATCCCCCCTTCTTGTCGTTCGAGGCGAGGTCGTGGGCACCGGCGTTCTCCGGCCGGTCAGGGAAATCCCTGTAGTAGCCGCCGTCGACCTCGTCGAGCTGCCATACGGCAGGCGAGTCGCTGACGTATGGAAGCCCGGCCTTCATCAGACGGCTCTCGATGAACTCGTGGGCCATGAGGTACTTGAACTGTGCCAGGCGGCTCTCGTCCAACAGGCCGCGCTGCGCGTCCATCCACAGCTGAGCGACATCGAGGCGGGGCGTGAACAACCCACGGTTGAACTGTCCCGGTCCGACGGCCAACTCGTGTTGAGACCGGAACATATGGCTCTTCACCTCACGCAGGACACCCTCCGTAACACCGGTGCTACGCGAGATGGCCGGAAGGTCGACCCTGTTGTTCGTGGCCCGAATCGTCTCGTACATCTGCCCCGCGAGTGGATGATCTGGCCTCTCGATCCAACCTGCTCCGGTCCAGCCACCCTCGGGTCCGATCTTGATGGGCCCGTGGTCGGCATCGACTTCGCCCCGGCCCACGCCCGGACCGTCGTCCGTGATGCCACCACCTGGAACGCCGTCCCCCTGGCCGGTTCCGCCGCCGGGTGTGGTGTCGGGGGTGGTGGCCGCGCCCCCGCCCGGGGTGGCGTCGTCCCCGAGGCTGTTGGAGGGAAGGTTGTCCGCTGTTCCGCCCGGGACGTGGTTCGCTCCCCCGCCCGGCAGATTGCTCGCGCCTCCACCGGGGAGGTTGTCCACCGCGCCGCCGGGAAGCTGACCCGCTCCGCCACCCGGGAGATTGTTCGCGCCTCCGCCCGGCAGGCCGTCCAGCCCTCCGCCGCCCGGGACCGCACCCCCACCCGGCGTCACCGCACCCGGAACAGCACCACCACCCGGCGTCACCCCACCAGGCGTACCGCCCGGGGTACCGGCACCCGGGGTCACCCCACCCGGTGCACCGCCGCCCGCCGCGTTGTCGATGGTCCCCGCCACCGGTCCCGCGCCCACCAGCGCCGGCTCCCGTGCGCCCACCTGGACCGGGGTCTCCGACCGCACCGGCGGGACCTCCGCACCCGAGCGGTCCGGGTTGGTCACATCGCGGGGCATCACGTCCGGCTTCGGGTTGCCCGCCGCGTCGAGAAGTTGGCCGGTGTTCGTGTCGAGGTACTGCGGGCTGCCGTTCGCGTCGTCCGGCAACCGCACCGTGTGGGAAGGGTCCGGGCCGGTGCCTGCCCGTGCCGCGTCGTCGGCGCCTGCCACCGGGGCCGGGGTGGCGGGTTCGGGGATGTTGATCCGGGCGCCCGCGTCCACGTTCCGCAGACCCGCCAGGAGATCACCGACCTTCACGGTGACGACCTTGCCGCCCTTCGCGATATACGTCACCGGGTCCAGCAGACGCCCCGTCTTCCCGAGGGCGGAGATCACCTTCGCGACCGAGCCCGTCTTCGCCGCCGCGCCCGCACCACCCGTGAACACCGTCGTCACCACGTTGAACGTCGTCGCACCCGCCGCCCGCGCCGGATTCTTCCCCCACTCGTCCCACGCGACGAGGGCCTTGCCGGTCTCCTTCACCGCCGTCCGCGACTCACGGAACCACCCCGGCAGCTTCTCCTCCGGCAACGCCCAGAACACCGTGCCCAGCACCGGCGTGATGGTGATCGCCAGACCGGTGACGACCTTCGCCAGGCCCGTC includes:
- a CDS encoding pentapeptide repeat-containing protein, yielding MSRPQWPPAGDTRGLDAVGIDLSGADLSGRDFSEAWFTGATMREVRLVGAELYRADMQGADLRGADLTSASLVRVNLDDAVLIGAVLDGADLVKASLYGVDATDARCRGTRFQGSSLLNVDFRGADLTDAVVVENSFKVRVDSRTVVKGLTGSVFGPVEVVTDVGFREIAGQELARWIAERGGNVRVLS
- the eccD gene encoding type VII secretion integral membrane protein EccD encodes the protein MVSGGTRSRTVLSRVTLVGERRRMDLVLPSQEPIGRLLPDVIRLLDDRVASQPQLRHLVTADGSVLAQDSTLEDAGVPDGAVLRLVRVQDAPSAPVVHDVTDEVAEDLDVRAWRWRPAARRATAGAGLVGWALAAGLLARGAFDARTVATALLATAAVTGGGGAIAGRRGKAGLATALLAVTGAVAVLGAWTLADAQGWDGTARLAVVAVAVVVSLALLGLFTPLGRGGLVGAAATLVMTTVWEVVAATQDGALTVTQQARTGAVLAVVSVVVLGLLPRLALSAAGLTGLDDHRSRGASVSRYQVSTALGATHRGLALATVVVAVSAAAAGVLALRDPNVWTVLLAVDTALVLWLRARAFPLVAEVVVLLLAGGAVALRAVLVWSGNAGAEGPLAVLVVLAVLPLLALAVQPPEDVRVRLRRAGDTAESFGVIALVPLLIGAFGVYGDLLDTFA
- a CDS encoding toxin-antitoxin system YwqK family antitoxin; the encoded protein is MIDIDGPDVDMDDGLRLFYKGELYTGEVVEYLGDALVSQETYVEGRPNGRTRQWYEDGVLRAEGTHTGGRLKGEFKEWHPNGVLKCRQLNSENGMSVLEDDRWDEDGQQIQARRYSSHG